Proteins encoded within one genomic window of Numenius arquata chromosome 12, bNumArq3.hap1.1, whole genome shotgun sequence:
- the CEBPB gene encoding CCAAT/enhancer-binding protein beta, with protein MQRLVAWDAACLPIQPPAFKSMEVANFYYEADCLAALNKLHPRAAGGRSMTELTVGDHERAIDFSPYLDPLASQQPAQPPPPAAAAGGNFEPPCSSGGGQDFLSDLFAEDYKGSGGSKKPDYTYISLARHSHPCASQSHKPGGLPGCFPPQIVETKVEPVFETLDSCKGPRKEEGGAGPGPGGMSSPYGSTVRSYLGYQSVPSGSSGNLSTSSSSSPPGTPNPSESSKSAAGGGGYSAPPAGKNKPKKCVDKHSDEYKLRRERNNIAVRKSRDKAKMRNLETQHKVLELTAENERLQKKVEQLSRELSTLRNLFKQLPEPLLASSPRC; from the coding sequence ATGCAACGCCTGGTGGCCTGGGACGCAGCATGCCTCCCCATCCAGCCGCCCGCCTTTAAATCCATGGAAGTGGCTAATTTCTATTACGAGGCGGACTGTCTGGCTGCTCTCAACAAGCTGCacccgcgggcggccgggggccGCTCCATGACCGAGCTCACCGTAGGGGACCACGAGAGAGCCATCGACTTCAGCCCCTACCTGGACCCCTTAGCATCCCAGCAGCCGGCGCAGCCGCCTcctcccgcagcagcagcagggggcaACTTTGAGCCTCCctgcagcagcggcggcggccaaGATTTCCTTTCCGATCTCTTCGCCGAGGACTATAAAGGAAGCGGCGGGAGCAAGAAGCCCGACTACACCTACATCAGCCTCGCCCGGCACAGCCACCCCTGCGCCAGCCAGAGCCACAAGCCgggggggctgccgggctgcTTCCCGCCCCAGATCGTGGAAACCAAAGTGGAGCCGGTCTTCGAGACCCTGGACTCTTGCAAAGGGCCCCGTAAGGAAGAAGGGGGAGCCGGGCCGGGACCGGGGGGCATGTCCTCACCCTACGGCAGCACCGTGCGCTCCTACCTGGGTTACCAGTCGGTGCCGAGCGGCAGCAGCGGGAACCTGTCCACCtcgtcctcctccagcccccccggcacccccaacCCCTCCGAGTCTTCCAAGTccgccgccggcggcgggggctaCTCCGCCCCCCCGGCGGGCAAGAACAAGCCCAAGAAGTGCGTGGACAAGCACAGCGACGAGTACAAGCTCCGCCGGGAGAGGAACAACATCGCGGTGCGCAAGAGCCGCGACAAAGCGAAAATGCGCAACCTGGAGACGCAGCACAAAGTCTTGGAACTGACGGCCGAGAACGAGCGGCTCCAGAAGAAGGTGGAGCAGCTCTCCCGGGAGCTGAGCACCCTCAGGAACTTGTTCAAACAGCTGCCCGAGCCCCTGCTCGCCTCCTCGCCTCGCTGCTGA